CCGAGGTAGAGCTCCCCGCGATCGGTGATGTCGAGGTGGTCGAGCGCGCGCACGGCGTCGGTCACGTGGACGAGCGTCACGGGGAGGCCGTGCCGCCGCAGCAGCGCGGCGAAGCGCACGACCGCGCTCGACAGCTCGCGCCCGGCCACGGCTAGCCCCGGGCGGGCAGGAAGGGCGCGAGGCCCGCCTTGGCGACCTCGGCGCGGAAGCGCTTGAGGTCGTCCGCGTCCTTCAGGAAGCAGCCGAGCGTCTCGGCCACGAGGGCCTCGTCGAGATGGTCGGCGTGGAGCGCGACGAGCGCCTGCGCCCAGTCGAGCGTCTCGGCGACGCCCGGCACCTTGGCCAGGCGCACCTCGCGCAGCGTCTCCATGAACTTCGCGATCTCGCGTGCGAGCCGCGCGTTGATCCCGGGCACCTTGCGCTCGATGATCCGCATCTCCTTCTCGAGCGTCGGGTAGTCGATCCACAGGTAGAGGCAGCGCCGCCGGAGGGCGTCGGAGAGCTCGCGGGTCCGGTTAGAGGTGATGATGACGTGCGGCGGGTGCG
This Candidatus Methylomirabilota bacterium DNA region includes the following protein-coding sequences:
- a CDS encoding MoxR family ATPase; the protein is HPPHVIITSNRTRELSDALRRRCLYLWIDYPTLEKEMRIIERKVPGINARLAREIAKFMETLREVRLAKVPGVAETLDWAQALVALHADHLDEALVAETLGCFLKDADDLKRFRAEVAKAGLAPFLPARG